From a single Oncorhynchus tshawytscha isolate Ot180627B linkage group LG29, Otsh_v2.0, whole genome shotgun sequence genomic region:
- the chchd7 gene encoding coiled-coil-helix-coiled-coil-helix domain-containing protein 7 produces MDKNVRKLRSKDINPCIEESDGSQKCLDANNYDKNMCSAYFLRYKNCRKYWHNLMVNRRRDGVKPDMPTAEERQEILAAIGGKPY; encoded by the exons ATGGACAAAAACGTGCGCAAGCTTCGAAGTAAAGATATAAACCCATGCATTGAA GAAAGTGATGGTTCTCAGAAATGTTTGGATGCCAATAACTATGATAAGAACATGTGTTCTGCATATTTTCTGAGATACAAAAACTGCAGAAAATACTGG CACAACCTCATGGTGAATAGGAGACGAGACGGCGTGAAGCCTGACATGCCCACTGCTGAGGAGCGCCAGGAGATACTAGCTGCCATTGGAGGCAAGCCCTATTGA